The Terriglobales bacterium genome has a window encoding:
- a CDS encoding ATP-binding protein → MKLRTKFLLSLLLVSSALTCATLLVVRRAFQVQIRKMLVEDLHGAVLTFQNFEHDRQQNLIRSAELLASLPNLKALMTTHHAATIQDASGELWPLVGSDLFVLSDPEGHIVALHSAASGVSSQAAEEWLRRSLVSSQEGNWWFIGGHLFEVFLQPIYFGSATDSHLLGILSVGYEVNDRVAREVGAIAASQVIFRYGDTPAASTLGASERGEVVSVLARYRSGGSEPCDITVGRERFLSTSVNLGKSSVPVSLVVLKSFDQATQFLRTVNQLLLGLGLVAILVGSGLVFFISHTFTQPLEDLVGGVRALEKGDFHYPLGTGGNDEVAELTSAFDRMRQSILVAQQRLLEAERLATIGQMASSISHDLRHRLTAIVANAEFLAEAGLDSGQRQELYQEVSAAVHQMTDLLESLLEFSRTPESLHPELVSIEDVVRRSIAAIRTDPAYQHVVITVEAAGEVQGWFDPKKLERVFYNLLLNACEMLPHDSGRIDVRIERQAESVQISVADNGPGIPAHLQDKVFQPFVSYGKQNGSGLGLAIVQKICQDHGGEVSLKSAAPGGTTFKIVLPIQVGRSGEQPPSAVPVLRGERQAQS, encoded by the coding sequence GTGAAACTGCGCACAAAGTTCCTTTTGTCTCTGCTGCTGGTTTCTTCGGCGCTCACCTGCGCCACCCTGTTAGTGGTTCGCCGGGCATTCCAGGTCCAGATCAGAAAGATGCTGGTTGAGGACCTCCACGGAGCGGTTCTCACTTTTCAGAATTTCGAGCACGATCGGCAGCAAAACCTCATCCGGTCGGCGGAACTGCTTGCCAGCCTGCCCAATCTCAAGGCTCTGATGACGACGCACCATGCCGCGACCATTCAGGACGCATCCGGCGAACTATGGCCGCTGGTGGGTAGCGACCTTTTCGTGCTTTCCGATCCCGAAGGGCATATCGTAGCTTTGCATAGCGCAGCCAGTGGAGTTAGCTCGCAAGCCGCCGAGGAATGGCTGCGCCGATCGTTGGTGAGTTCCCAGGAAGGGAACTGGTGGTTCATCGGAGGTCACCTGTTTGAGGTTTTCTTGCAGCCGATCTATTTCGGGTCGGCCACGGACTCGCATCTGTTGGGTATTCTTTCAGTAGGGTACGAGGTCAACGACCGGGTGGCGCGGGAAGTGGGCGCGATTGCAGCCAGTCAGGTAATTTTCAGGTATGGCGACACTCCCGCGGCGAGTACGCTCGGGGCGAGCGAGCGTGGCGAGGTGGTATCGGTTTTGGCCCGATATCGGTCGGGCGGTTCCGAGCCTTGTGACATAACGGTCGGTCGGGAGCGCTTTTTGTCGACCTCCGTAAACCTGGGGAAATCGTCGGTTCCGGTGAGCCTGGTGGTCCTGAAGTCATTCGACCAGGCGACGCAGTTTCTGCGCACCGTCAATCAACTCTTGTTAGGGTTGGGATTGGTAGCTATCCTGGTCGGCTCTGGCCTTGTGTTCTTTATCTCCCACACCTTCACGCAGCCGTTGGAGGATCTGGTCGGCGGTGTTCGTGCGCTGGAGAAGGGCGATTTCCATTACCCGCTAGGGACTGGCGGCAATGATGAAGTGGCAGAGCTTACCAGTGCTTTCGATCGGATGCGGCAAAGCATTCTAGTCGCGCAGCAGCGGCTGCTGGAAGCAGAGCGCCTGGCGACGATAGGACAGATGGCTAGCTCCATATCGCACGATCTGCGGCATCGATTGACCGCGATCGTCGCCAATGCCGAATTTTTGGCAGAGGCCGGACTGGATTCGGGCCAGCGCCAGGAACTGTATCAGGAGGTGAGCGCGGCGGTCCACCAGATGACCGACTTGTTGGAGTCGCTACTGGAGTTTTCACGAACTCCGGAATCGTTACATCCAGAATTGGTATCCATTGAGGATGTAGTCAGGCGTTCGATCGCGGCAATTCGAACCGATCCGGCATATCAACACGTGGTCATCACGGTGGAAGCCGCCGGTGAGGTCCAGGGTTGGTTCGACCCGAAGAAGCTGGAGCGTGTCTTTTACAACCTGCTGCTCAATGCCTGCGAGATGCTGCCGCATGACTCAGGGCGGATTGATGTGCGCATTGAGCGCCAAGCGGAGAGCGTTCAGATTTCCGTAGCCGACAATGGCCCAGGTATTCCGGCCCATTTGCAGGATAAAGTATTCCAGCCGTTTGTGAGCTATGGTAAGCAGAACGGCTCCGGTCTGGGCCTCGCCATCGTGCAGAAGATCTGCCAGGACCATGGCGGCGAGGTTTCACTGAAGAGCGCCGCGCCCGGCGGGACGACGTTCAAGATTGTGCTCCCGATCCAGGTGGGGCGATCTGGGGAACAGCCGCCCTCTGCCGTCCCCGTGTTGCGCGGGGAACGCCAGGCCCAATCCTAG
- a CDS encoding carboxypeptidase regulatory-like domain-containing protein, with amino-acid sequence MRGRRAPRFLTILAWMGIAGTLQVLAQQVTVTGRVDVREEGVASGRSDNSGVLVWLETAGNTSLPGNAWSQAGGDRHLRLTQRNKTFEPHLLIVPVGATVEFPNRDPFFHNVFSLFEGKRFDLGLYEAGTSRNVHFDKPGISYIFCNIHSQMSAVVVALSTPYYAISDKSGQFAIANVYPGRYVLRLWAEGAAPEALEGLSRAVRVGDENRTLGVLKLSVSPLVTLTHKNKYGRDYDPPTPDSPAYTQP; translated from the coding sequence TTGAGGGGGCGTAGAGCACCGCGATTTCTGACAATACTGGCATGGATGGGCATAGCCGGAACACTGCAAGTTTTGGCCCAACAGGTCACGGTGACGGGGCGCGTGGACGTGAGGGAAGAAGGCGTTGCCAGCGGGCGATCCGACAACTCGGGTGTCCTCGTGTGGCTGGAGACTGCCGGCAATACTAGTCTGCCAGGGAATGCCTGGAGTCAAGCGGGCGGCGACCGCCACCTACGCCTCACGCAACGGAACAAGACTTTCGAGCCACACCTGCTGATCGTGCCTGTAGGGGCGACAGTGGAGTTTCCCAACCGTGACCCTTTCTTTCACAACGTCTTCTCCTTGTTCGAAGGCAAGCGATTTGACCTTGGTCTCTACGAAGCCGGCACCTCGCGCAATGTGCATTTTGACAAGCCCGGCATATCGTACATCTTCTGCAACATCCACAGCCAGATGAGCGCGGTAGTGGTTGCGTTATCCACGCCCTACTATGCGATCTCCGATAAGAGCGGGCAGTTTGCCATCGCGAATGTATATCCGGGCCGATATGTGCTGAGGCTTTGGGCGGAAGGCGCTGCTCCGGAGGCGCTGGAGGGACTGTCCCGGGCAGTCAGGGTTGGCGACGAGAATCGTACTCTTGGAGTGCTTAAGCTGTCCGTCTCACCTCTGGTGACGCTGACGCACAAGAACAAGTACGGGCGCGACTACGATCCGCCTACACCCGATAGCCCTGCCTATACACAGCCCTAG
- the gluQRS gene encoding tRNA glutamyl-Q(34) synthetase GluQRS: MEPTLSSRYRGRLAPSPTGYLHLGHARTFWIAYQRALANRGTLILRNEDLDPQRSKREYTTAMLEDLRWFGIRWQEGPDCGGPVAPYSQSERRAWYLKAWQKLRQLDAIYPCTCSRKDLSEAAQAPHADNDEALYPGTCRSNTTDASGPAGVNWRFRVPDRQMVRFNDGLQDEQQFTAGVDFGDFVVWRRDDVPAYQLAVVVDDSAMGITEVVRGCDLLKSTARQLLLFSALDLRAPDYYHCDLLTDARGQRLAKRHDSLSLRTLRASGVSPESLRNEWKI; encoded by the coding sequence ATGGAGCCCACCCTGTCCTCGAGGTATCGCGGACGACTTGCCCCTTCCCCTACCGGATACCTTCATCTTGGACACGCTCGGACTTTCTGGATCGCTTACCAGAGGGCGCTCGCGAATCGTGGAACTTTGATCCTCAGGAATGAGGATCTCGACCCTCAGCGCTCCAAGCGGGAGTACACCACCGCCATGTTAGAAGATCTCCGCTGGTTTGGGATCCGCTGGCAGGAAGGTCCGGATTGCGGCGGTCCGGTTGCACCCTATTCACAGAGCGAAAGACGAGCCTGGTACCTCAAGGCCTGGCAGAAGCTGCGCCAACTGGACGCAATCTATCCGTGCACATGCTCGCGCAAGGATCTCTCAGAGGCAGCTCAGGCTCCGCACGCTGACAATGATGAAGCACTCTATCCTGGAACCTGCCGTTCCAACACGACCGATGCCAGCGGTCCGGCAGGCGTAAATTGGCGCTTTCGGGTTCCCGACAGGCAAATGGTTCGTTTCAATGATGGCCTTCAGGATGAACAGCAGTTCACGGCAGGCGTGGATTTTGGAGATTTCGTCGTTTGGCGCCGCGACGATGTCCCCGCCTATCAATTGGCTGTCGTGGTGGATGATTCGGCCATGGGAATCACTGAGGTCGTGCGCGGCTGCGACCTCCTGAAATCGACCGCCCGACAGTTGCTCTTGTTCAGCGCCTTGGATCTTCGCGCCCCTGACTACTACCATTGCGATCTGCTGACCGATGCACGAGGACAGCGCCTGGCAAAGCGTCACGATTCGCTCAGTCTCAGAACTCTGCGGGCGAGCGGCGTCTCTCCAGAAAGTCTTCGCAACGAATGGAAAATATAG
- a CDS encoding peroxiredoxin, producing the protein MMHVIVLAMLPLFLSTDSVPAAGTTAPGFTLMSQEGKPTSLNQFRGSWVVLYFYPKDFTSGCTIEAHNFQRDQQKYLEKHAVVLGISVDSVDSHKGFCAKEGLSFKLLSDKDKQVSKLYGSLTNLAVIKFSSRNTFIVDPQGKIVKVFTSVDPRKHSDEVLAALAQLQGAPTH; encoded by the coding sequence ATGATGCACGTTATAGTTCTGGCTATGCTTCCTCTTTTTCTCTCTACAGATTCTGTACCCGCAGCCGGCACCACCGCACCCGGTTTCACCCTGATGTCGCAGGAGGGCAAGCCCACCAGTCTGAACCAGTTCCGGGGAAGTTGGGTCGTGCTGTACTTCTATCCCAAGGATTTCACCAGCGGCTGCACCATTGAAGCCCACAATTTCCAGCGCGATCAGCAGAAATATCTGGAGAAGCATGCGGTTGTCCTCGGAATCAGCGTGGACTCCGTCGACTCGCACAAGGGCTTCTGTGCCAAGGAGGGCCTCAGCTTCAAGCTGCTGTCTGACAAGGACAAGCAAGTCTCCAAGCTGTACGGCTCACTGACCAACCTCGCCGTGATCAAATTCTCTTCCCGCAACACCTTTATCGTCGATCCCCAAGGAAAGATCGTAAAGGTGTTCACCAGCGTTGATCCCAGGAAGCACAGTGACGAGGTCCTGGCAGCATTAGCCCAACTGCAAGGTGCTCCCACGCACTAG
- a CDS encoding response regulator, with protein sequence MSGSEKSRNRILIADDDEAIRDFVTAVLQGDGELEITVCATGTEVEAQLKSKSFDVVLLDVWFGDRNGLELLAENKADLATSRVIMMTADSTSQTLLRAIRENAFQYIRKPFSPDELREKVEAALAATAPDRIEVISALSDWVEVLVPCSRVAAARIQDFIMQVKMDLKPELREIVSYVFHELLLNAIEWGGKLDPTRKVRIAFLHTPRMVLYRIQDPGSGFSFDNIPHAAVSNEPDDPLRHSRVREEAGMRPGGLGLMMVKSMADELLYNEAHNEVVFVKYLDRTPESTS encoded by the coding sequence ATGAGCGGAAGTGAGAAGTCGCGCAATCGGATTCTGATTGCCGATGACGATGAAGCCATCCGCGATTTTGTTACGGCGGTATTGCAAGGCGACGGAGAGCTGGAAATTACGGTCTGCGCGACAGGGACAGAGGTTGAGGCGCAGCTGAAATCCAAAAGCTTCGACGTAGTGCTGCTCGACGTCTGGTTTGGTGATCGAAATGGCCTGGAGTTGCTGGCTGAGAATAAGGCTGACCTGGCAACATCACGTGTAATCATGATGACCGCAGACAGTACTTCGCAGACACTGCTTCGTGCTATCCGCGAAAATGCTTTCCAATACATCCGGAAGCCTTTCAGCCCGGATGAGCTGCGTGAAAAAGTGGAGGCAGCGCTGGCAGCAACGGCTCCCGACCGAATTGAAGTCATTTCGGCGCTCTCTGATTGGGTGGAGGTCCTGGTTCCTTGTTCACGTGTAGCGGCAGCGCGCATTCAGGACTTCATCATGCAGGTGAAGATGGATCTAAAGCCTGAGTTGCGCGAGATCGTGTCTTACGTGTTTCACGAACTGCTGCTGAACGCGATCGAATGGGGAGGCAAGCTTGATCCCACGCGCAAAGTGAGGATCGCGTTCCTTCACACACCGCGAATGGTGCTATACCGCATTCAGGATCCAGGGTCGGGCTTTAGTTTTGACAATATTCCGCACGCGGCGGTCAGCAACGAGCCGGATGATCCACTACGCCACTCGCGTGTTCGGGAAGAAGCGGGCATGCGTCCGGGCGGACTCGGACTGATGATGGTGAAGTCAATGGCTGACGAGTTGCTCTATAACGAGGCGCACAACGAAGTCGTGTTCGTGAAATACCTGGACAGGACGCCCGAAAGCACGAGCTGA
- a CDS encoding cyclase family protein, protein MQDYGKTAVAFLLLRVIVLAFLVLIPSTPAEAQLNQRIPSSGWIDVSVAVDPAKIPVYAGDPEPQFTLVKSMAKGDKLNLSDLHMGVHTGTHIDAPLHFIADGGSVDRIPLENLIGPALVIECSRSAAIVDAAELNRHDWRGAKRLLFKTRNSYDNFWNDKTFHKDYVAFAPDAAQLLGQAGVELVGIDYLSAEKFGSPEPKAHLALLSQGVVIVEGLDLRPVMGGNYDMIALPVKLAGIEGSPTRVVLRKSAGERKTAPAVRK, encoded by the coding sequence ATGCAGGACTATGGCAAAACTGCGGTTGCTTTTCTTCTGCTCCGCGTCATTGTGCTTGCCTTCTTAGTTCTGATTCCAAGCACCCCGGCTGAGGCGCAGCTCAACCAGAGAATTCCTTCGAGCGGTTGGATTGATGTCTCAGTAGCTGTCGATCCCGCGAAAATTCCGGTCTACGCTGGCGATCCGGAGCCGCAGTTCACGTTGGTTAAGTCGATGGCGAAAGGGGACAAGCTGAACCTCTCCGATTTGCATATGGGCGTGCACACCGGTACGCATATTGATGCTCCGCTGCATTTCATTGCCGATGGTGGGTCGGTCGATCGAATACCGCTGGAGAATCTGATTGGGCCGGCGCTGGTAATTGAATGCTCGCGAAGTGCAGCGATTGTGGATGCCGCGGAACTGAACCGACATGACTGGAGGGGCGCCAAGCGGCTCCTATTCAAGACTCGCAATTCCTATGACAATTTCTGGAACGACAAGACCTTCCACAAAGACTACGTGGCGTTTGCTCCTGATGCTGCTCAGTTGCTGGGGCAGGCCGGCGTGGAGTTGGTGGGTATCGACTACCTGTCGGCAGAAAAATTCGGATCGCCCGAACCGAAGGCGCATTTGGCGCTGCTGAGCCAAGGCGTGGTCATTGTGGAGGGTCTCGATCTGCGCCCGGTTATGGGCGGCAATTACGACATGATTGCGCTTCCGGTGAAACTCGCGGGCATTGAGGGATCTCCCACACGGGTAGTGCTGCGGAAGAGTGCAGGTGAGCGGAAAACGGCGCCAGCCGTCCGGAAATGA
- the bshC gene encoding bacillithiol biosynthesis cysteine-adding enzyme BshC translates to MRSECLPFRLIPHSTPLFLDYLDYGAKIQQFYPRPPHLLEWVQEEARRIEYGADRRERVANVLERQNRHWNGSSETLKNIERLRAGAAAIVTGQQVALFGGPLFSILKALTAVRLAEEATAGGIDCVPLFWLATEDHDLEEVNHTWIPGAGGVLQRIRSDSRGVEDAPVGSIRFGAEIEQAVGQAADLLGESEMTDLLRESYRPGETLGSAFARLFAGIFHKWGVIQVDASDPELRRIAQPIYLAAIENAEELDRKILERGKELEEAGYHQQVKVTPSSTLLFEIRDGRRTAIRRVNGGMFLAGEEKVTREQLLDKIENMPEGFSPNVLLRPVEEDYLLPTLAYTGGPAEVAYFAQAGVVFEKLLGRVTPVLPRFSATLVEAKQQKLLDKYRIKLSDLFHGPEETRRRLAERALASGLQEKFERVAKQMQNELYQLLGELERLDPTLVDAGKHAESKIQHQLEQLRARAARAELRKDEDITRHADTLSAALFPDKGLQEREVAGVYFLARHGLSLVEQLYEATQTRCPDHQVMYL, encoded by the coding sequence GTGCGTTCCGAGTGCTTGCCGTTCAGGCTTATCCCGCATAGCACTCCGCTATTCCTCGATTACCTTGATTACGGAGCCAAGATCCAACAGTTCTATCCCCGTCCGCCGCACTTGCTGGAGTGGGTTCAAGAAGAGGCCAGGCGGATCGAGTATGGGGCGGATCGCCGGGAAAGAGTGGCGAACGTCCTGGAGCGGCAGAACCGGCACTGGAATGGATCCAGTGAGACCCTAAAGAATATCGAGCGCCTGCGGGCGGGAGCTGCAGCAATAGTTACTGGCCAGCAAGTGGCTTTGTTCGGAGGACCGCTATTTTCCATCCTGAAGGCGTTGACCGCGGTTAGGCTGGCAGAAGAAGCCACAGCCGGAGGGATCGATTGCGTCCCGCTTTTTTGGCTAGCAACGGAAGATCACGATCTGGAAGAGGTGAACCATACCTGGATTCCCGGGGCCGGTGGGGTACTGCAGAGGATCAGATCCGACTCGCGTGGAGTTGAGGATGCGCCGGTGGGGAGTATCCGCTTCGGCGCGGAGATCGAGCAGGCAGTGGGGCAAGCAGCCGATCTTCTGGGCGAATCGGAAATGACGGACCTGCTGCGAGAATCGTACCGCCCCGGCGAGACCTTGGGCAGCGCATTCGCCCGGCTGTTTGCCGGGATTTTTCACAAATGGGGCGTCATTCAGGTGGACGCCTCCGATCCTGAGCTGCGCCGGATCGCGCAGCCGATCTATCTTGCTGCGATTGAGAATGCGGAGGAGCTGGACCGGAAAATTTTGGAACGGGGGAAGGAACTGGAGGAGGCCGGATATCACCAGCAGGTCAAGGTGACGCCATCCTCGACGCTGCTGTTTGAAATTCGGGACGGACGCCGGACCGCGATCAGGAGAGTGAATGGTGGCATGTTCCTTGCCGGCGAAGAGAAGGTCACGCGCGAACAGTTGCTCGACAAGATCGAGAACATGCCCGAGGGTTTCAGCCCCAACGTGCTACTGCGCCCAGTTGAAGAGGATTACCTGCTGCCGACGCTTGCATACACGGGAGGCCCAGCGGAAGTCGCCTACTTCGCACAGGCCGGAGTTGTATTCGAAAAGCTGCTGGGGCGGGTAACTCCGGTGCTGCCCAGGTTCAGCGCGACCTTGGTCGAAGCAAAACAGCAGAAATTACTGGATAAGTACAGGATCAAACTTTCGGATCTTTTCCATGGGCCAGAGGAAACGAGACGACGCTTGGCCGAGCGGGCGCTGGCTTCGGGTTTGCAAGAGAAGTTCGAGCGGGTCGCGAAGCAAATGCAAAACGAGTTGTACCAACTCCTGGGCGAACTGGAGCGCCTGGATCCAACTTTGGTGGACGCGGGCAAGCACGCGGAATCGAAAATCCAGCACCAACTGGAACAACTGCGAGCCCGGGCAGCACGGGCCGAGTTGCGGAAAGACGAGGATATTACCCGTCACGCGGATACCCTGAGTGCTGCTCTGTTTCCCGATAAGGGTCTGCAGGAAAGGGAAGTCGCTGGCGTATATTTTCTGGCGCGGCATGGCCTGAGCCTTGTGGAGCAACTTTACGAGGCGACCCAGACGCGATGCCCGGATCATCAAGTGATGTACCTTTAG